One stretch of Clavibacter michiganensis DNA includes these proteins:
- a CDS encoding DoxX family protein, with protein MTTRPASRPTPADDHAGDRRLAPDGGRRSIPRTLARILLGLVLIMAGTGHLTVARESFQAQVPTWLPMDPDFVVLASGVVEILLGLSLVLLGRWRVWVGLVVAAFFVAIFPGNISQLVTRTPAFGLETDAARAIRLVFQPLLVLWALWATGAWSAWRNRRARG; from the coding sequence ATGACCACGCGCCCCGCATCCCGACCGACGCCCGCCGACGATCACGCGGGCGATCGCCGGCTCGCCCCGGACGGCGGGCGCCGCTCGATCCCGCGCACGCTCGCGCGGATCCTGCTCGGCCTCGTGCTGATCATGGCCGGCACCGGCCACCTCACCGTCGCGCGGGAGTCGTTCCAGGCGCAGGTGCCCACGTGGCTGCCGATGGATCCCGACTTCGTGGTGCTCGCGTCGGGCGTAGTCGAGATCCTGCTCGGCCTGTCGCTCGTGCTCCTCGGCCGCTGGCGGGTGTGGGTCGGCCTCGTGGTCGCGGCGTTCTTCGTCGCGATCTTCCCCGGCAACATCTCGCAGCTCGTCACCCGCACGCCCGCGTTCGGCCTCGAGACCGACGCGGCCCGCGCGATCCGCCTCGTGTTCCAGCCGCTCCTCGTGCTCTGGGCGCTGTGGGCGACCGGCGCGTGGTCGGCCTGGCGGAACCGGCGCGCCCGCGGCTAG
- a CDS encoding LLM class flavin-dependent oxidoreductase: MPDARPPLRFAAFVMNTASHIQHGLWRHPSARQHEFDDVELWVDLAKTLERGRFDAMFFADVVGLYGPGDGAYDVNAREGLQFPSNDPSVLISALAVSTEHLGFAFTSSVLQAHPFDFARKVSTLDHITKGRIAWNVVTSALDGAARNFGHDGLEDHDARYAWADEYLDVVYKLWEGSWDDDALQRDKERGVFSDASRIHRIDHEGPRYKVAGPHLSSPSPQRTPVLFQAGSSPVGRRFAARNAEAQFILSSTPEKTRALIADTRALAVDAGRRADDLSFWLGLSFITGSTEEEAKRNEAEIDEYLSADGFLLHSNLGFDPKTGEQLDPATPLSEVETQAGQSHLNWLREASRDRESTIADLARLSAKLRGRVVGTPEQIADVLAGWQEAGVDGINVINWTLPGSYEDFVDHVTPVLQERGLQQREYEPGTLRHKLTGRDRLPESHPAAAYRGAFS, encoded by the coding sequence ATGCCCGACGCCCGGCCCCCGCTCCGCTTCGCCGCCTTCGTGATGAACACGGCCAGCCACATCCAGCACGGCCTGTGGCGGCACCCGTCCGCCAGGCAGCACGAGTTCGACGACGTCGAGCTGTGGGTGGACCTCGCGAAGACCCTCGAGCGCGGCCGCTTCGACGCCATGTTCTTCGCGGACGTGGTCGGCCTCTACGGTCCCGGCGACGGCGCCTACGACGTCAACGCACGCGAGGGCCTGCAGTTCCCGAGCAACGACCCGTCCGTGCTGATCTCCGCGCTCGCCGTGAGCACCGAGCACCTCGGCTTCGCGTTCACGAGCTCGGTGCTCCAGGCGCACCCGTTCGACTTCGCGCGCAAGGTGTCGACGCTCGACCACATCACGAAGGGGCGCATCGCCTGGAACGTCGTCACGAGCGCGCTCGACGGCGCCGCCCGCAACTTCGGTCACGACGGCCTCGAGGACCACGACGCCCGCTACGCCTGGGCCGACGAGTACCTCGACGTGGTCTACAAGCTGTGGGAGGGATCGTGGGACGACGACGCGCTGCAGCGCGACAAGGAGCGCGGGGTGTTCTCGGACGCGTCGAGGATCCACCGCATCGACCACGAGGGCCCGCGCTACAAGGTGGCAGGTCCCCACCTGTCGTCGCCGTCGCCGCAGCGCACGCCCGTGCTCTTCCAGGCCGGATCCTCGCCCGTCGGCCGCCGCTTCGCCGCCCGGAACGCGGAGGCGCAGTTCATCCTGTCGTCGACGCCCGAGAAGACCCGCGCCCTCATCGCGGACACCCGGGCGCTCGCCGTGGACGCGGGCCGTCGCGCGGACGACCTCTCGTTCTGGCTCGGGCTGTCCTTCATCACGGGCAGCACGGAGGAGGAGGCCAAGCGCAACGAGGCCGAGATCGACGAGTACCTGAGCGCCGACGGCTTCCTCCTGCACTCCAACCTCGGCTTCGACCCGAAGACGGGCGAGCAGCTGGATCCCGCGACGCCGCTCTCCGAGGTCGAGACGCAGGCCGGGCAGAGCCACCTCAACTGGCTGCGCGAGGCGTCGCGCGACCGGGAGTCGACCATCGCCGACCTAGCGCGGCTCTCCGCGAAGCTCCGCGGCCGCGTCGTGGGCACGCCCGAGCAGATCGCCGACGTGCTCGCGGGCTGGCAGGAGGCGGGCGTCGACGGGATCAACGTCATCAACTGGACCCTCCCCGGCAGCTACGAGGACTTCGTCGACCACGTCACGCCCGTGCTCCAGGAGCGCGGCCTGCAGCAGCGCGAGTACGAGCCCGGCACTCTGCGGCACAAGCTGACCGGGCGCGACCGGCTGCCGGAGTCGCACCCGGCGGCGGCGTACCGGGGAGCGTTCTCGTGA
- a CDS encoding dienelactone hydrolase family protein, with amino-acid sequence MSVMPSSLRRPAAVAALALAATLAAPAAAQAHAPAHQPVVAHHHAPFAVRTTVVPKTAVKTFGGGVIYTPQDTGKPVLGAVVITPGFTDTNADEKEMAELVASQGFVAFAIDTLDTGDFPDQRATEILAAADYLTGQSAVKSEVSANDLAFLGYSFGGGGTFQAAEARPSVKAAIGLMPFDFPDANDPNAKYASYPKLMTPTLIITGQKDDVADPKDHGTPMYASIPAGTPKQYLELKGLGHEAGQHVPVATIRNAVTAFLKRYLDGNSAYAKFICPAPKAVGPISASYSSCPKG; translated from the coding sequence ATGTCCGTCATGCCCTCCTCGCTCCGCCGCCCCGCCGCGGTCGCCGCGCTCGCGCTCGCCGCGACCCTCGCGGCCCCCGCCGCGGCCCAGGCCCACGCCCCCGCCCACCAGCCGGTCGTCGCGCACCACCACGCGCCCTTCGCGGTGCGCACCACGGTCGTCCCCAAGACGGCCGTGAAGACGTTCGGCGGCGGCGTCATCTACACGCCGCAGGACACCGGCAAGCCCGTCCTCGGCGCCGTCGTGATCACCCCGGGCTTCACGGACACGAACGCCGACGAGAAGGAGATGGCGGAGCTCGTCGCCTCGCAGGGCTTCGTCGCGTTCGCGATCGACACCCTCGACACGGGCGACTTCCCCGACCAGCGCGCCACGGAGATCCTGGCCGCGGCGGACTACCTCACCGGCCAGAGCGCCGTGAAGTCCGAGGTCTCCGCGAACGACCTCGCCTTCCTCGGCTACTCGTTCGGCGGCGGCGGCACGTTCCAGGCGGCGGAGGCCCGCCCGTCCGTCAAGGCCGCGATCGGGCTCATGCCCTTCGACTTCCCGGACGCGAACGACCCGAACGCGAAGTACGCGTCGTACCCGAAGCTCATGACCCCCACGCTGATCATCACCGGCCAGAAGGACGACGTCGCCGACCCAAAGGACCACGGCACGCCCATGTACGCCTCCATCCCCGCCGGCACGCCCAAGCAGTACCTGGAGCTGAAGGGCCTCGGTCACGAAGCGGGCCAGCACGTGCCGGTCGCCACGATCCGCAACGCGGTCACGGCCTTCCTCAAGCGCTACCTCGACGGCAACAGCGCATACGCGAAGTTCATCTGCCCGGCCCCGAAGGCCGTAGGCCCCATCAGCGCGTCGTACAGCTCCTGCCCGAAGGGCTGA
- a CDS encoding trypsin-like serine peptidase — translation MPSRPAPSARRPLAAVAALGLTTALLGVASAASADEPSAPVAVSASASASGTVALAVGANTPLVSVPVTSAEAMAAVAHWTPERRAAAIDADGADGSAPATGDPLAASAASTTSVAQPIAPVPHIGRFFFERDGRSYFCSANVVESANRSTIATAGHCVTEQQEFSSDMVFSPGYQDGESAYGVWPVTGGNVTTGWYQRNDQDQAEDTGFLTVGRDDDGADIQSLTGASPVRFDAQAAQQVAMYGYPGEGRFDGSELQRCAGTGDAYTAMQVDLACDMTGGVSGGPILLGDGSDGTQFGNVAERSNDGTHNIGPVWREAAQSAYELTAAAAR, via the coding sequence GTGCCCTCTCGTCCCGCCCCCTCCGCGCGTCGGCCCCTCGCCGCCGTCGCCGCCCTCGGCCTCACGACCGCTCTCCTCGGAGTCGCCTCCGCCGCCTCCGCCGACGAGCCCTCCGCGCCGGTGGCCGTGTCCGCATCCGCGTCCGCATCCGGCACCGTCGCGCTCGCCGTCGGCGCGAACACGCCGCTCGTGAGCGTCCCGGTCACGAGCGCCGAAGCCATGGCCGCCGTCGCGCACTGGACGCCCGAGCGCCGGGCCGCGGCCATCGACGCGGACGGTGCCGATGGATCCGCCCCGGCGACCGGCGACCCGCTCGCCGCCTCGGCCGCGTCCACCACCTCTGTCGCCCAGCCGATCGCGCCGGTGCCGCACATCGGCCGCTTCTTCTTCGAGCGCGACGGCCGCTCCTACTTCTGCAGCGCGAACGTCGTCGAGTCCGCGAACCGGTCGACGATCGCGACCGCGGGGCACTGCGTCACGGAGCAGCAGGAGTTCTCGAGCGACATGGTCTTCTCTCCGGGGTACCAGGACGGCGAGTCCGCATACGGCGTCTGGCCCGTCACGGGCGGCAACGTCACGACCGGGTGGTACCAGCGGAACGACCAGGACCAGGCCGAGGACACCGGCTTCCTCACCGTCGGGCGCGACGACGACGGCGCCGACATCCAGAGCCTCACCGGAGCGTCGCCCGTGCGCTTCGATGCCCAGGCCGCCCAGCAGGTGGCGATGTACGGCTACCCCGGCGAGGGCCGCTTCGACGGCAGCGAGCTGCAGCGCTGCGCCGGCACGGGCGACGCGTACACCGCCATGCAGGTCGACCTCGCGTGCGACATGACCGGCGGCGTCTCCGGCGGCCCGATCCTCCTGGGCGACGGATCCGACGGCACGCAGTTCGGCAACGTCGCCGAGCGCTCCAACGACGGGACGCACAACATCGGGCCGGTCTGGCGCGAGGCCGCGCAGTCCGCGTACGAGCTGACGGCGGCCGCCGCGCGCTGA
- a CDS encoding threonine/serine exporter family protein, producing MRDVRARLRGTIYEGTEPAHGRLGDLYSPRQIVDFCLDLGEVMLASGADVRAVEIAIVAVSTKWNLAPLELDITGTAITIQYAPLEGPPLVKLRVVTAEGSDLHRLSLVYQIVDELLHDDRDMTSAVDGLVEVLKSPPRWPSWITDAAMGLFGVSVSLQAGGSLPGAVGAFLLMIGAMVLGRQLSRRGIPPFFVVAVQSAIVAAVGTLAIWSGVMPAGSAAAMVAAVVVLILPHVTIVTWAQDAISGFRAMALSRAMIIVLIVAGIAVGIPGGLALTAGVDIEVDPTDITLRALPLWMLLITTFFAAGATGITQGANARVMPVAIGMALVGTVSLWILKAAGVPLLAATFLVATLLGALGTVVAARVRVSATAIAVPAFCGSLLPSLAVASALLNSMAGTSGATGAFVGAMATTLAIGAGLVLGSLLATPQARRHLRRRAKRVVVQSVRLDTTPIGIIRDPALLDPPAGGSADRV from the coding sequence ATGCGCGACGTCCGCGCCCGCCTCCGCGGCACCATCTACGAGGGGACCGAGCCCGCGCACGGCCGCCTCGGCGACCTGTACTCCCCGCGCCAGATCGTCGACTTCTGCCTCGACCTCGGCGAGGTCATGCTCGCCTCCGGCGCCGACGTGCGCGCGGTGGAGATCGCGATCGTCGCCGTGAGCACGAAGTGGAACCTCGCGCCGCTGGAGCTCGACATCACGGGCACGGCCATCACCATCCAGTACGCGCCGCTCGAGGGCCCGCCGCTCGTGAAGCTGCGCGTCGTCACGGCCGAGGGCAGCGACCTGCACCGACTGTCGCTCGTCTACCAGATCGTCGACGAGCTGCTCCACGACGACCGCGACATGACGAGCGCCGTCGACGGCCTCGTCGAGGTGCTCAAGTCGCCGCCGCGCTGGCCGTCGTGGATCACCGACGCCGCCATGGGCCTGTTCGGCGTCTCCGTCTCGCTGCAGGCGGGCGGCTCGCTCCCCGGCGCCGTCGGGGCGTTCCTGCTGATGATCGGCGCCATGGTGCTCGGCCGGCAGCTCTCGCGCCGCGGCATCCCGCCGTTCTTCGTGGTCGCCGTGCAGTCCGCGATCGTCGCGGCCGTGGGCACGCTCGCGATCTGGTCCGGCGTCATGCCCGCGGGGAGCGCCGCCGCGATGGTCGCGGCCGTGGTGGTGCTGATCCTCCCCCACGTCACCATCGTCACCTGGGCCCAGGACGCGATCTCCGGCTTCCGGGCCATGGCGCTGTCGCGGGCCATGATCATCGTGCTCATCGTCGCGGGCATCGCGGTCGGCATCCCGGGCGGCCTGGCGCTCACCGCGGGCGTCGACATCGAGGTGGATCCCACCGACATCACGCTGCGGGCGCTCCCCCTCTGGATGCTGCTCATCACCACGTTCTTCGCGGCCGGCGCCACCGGGATCACGCAGGGCGCCAACGCGCGCGTGATGCCCGTCGCCATCGGCATGGCGCTCGTCGGCACGGTGTCGCTCTGGATCCTCAAGGCCGCCGGCGTCCCGCTGCTGGCGGCGACCTTCCTGGTGGCGACGCTCCTCGGCGCGCTCGGGACGGTGGTGGCGGCGCGCGTGCGGGTGTCGGCCACGGCGATCGCGGTGCCCGCCTTCTGCGGATCCCTGCTGCCCTCGCTCGCGGTCGCCTCGGCGCTGCTCAACTCCATGGCCGGCACGTCCGGGGCGACGGGCGCGTTCGTCGGCGCGATGGCGACGACCCTCGCGATCGGCGCGGGCCTCGTGCTCGGCAGCCTGCTCGCGACCCCGCAGGCGCGTCGCCACCTGCGCCGCCGGGCGAAGCGGGTGGTCGTGCAGTCGGTGCGGCTGGACACGACGCCCATCGGCATCATCCGCGACCCGGCGCTCCTCGATCCGCCGGCCGGCGGGAGCGCGGACCGCGTCTGA
- a CDS encoding trypsin-like serine peptidase: MTHVSRTAARILARKLLHRPALAVVAGAAGLLALVAVSPAASATADDTVPAPSTVTRSAADAADAVAFWTPERLEGAGSPELTRVTGTPTSPDDTPSADELTTSAARDQRRARPVIPVAQQVDPVSHIGIVAYVVDGKEMSCTGNAVESENGLTVATSGHCAFPGKDPSKMVFVPGYMKGEPYTVWPVTSVTLPAGWRETLDPGRDTAFLTVGSPDGRTLTEAVGASPVEFHQKPTHYTTIIGYPATGRFTGDAPFLCSGTARATNLEGQSGQELDCDMKEGASGAPLFDGSGPGARQYSVLSGGLEEKPLVVAPIWDRVIEAAYRTAQSRVG, encoded by the coding sequence ATGACCCACGTGTCCCGTACCGCCGCACGGATCCTCGCCCGCAAACTCCTCCACCGCCCGGCCCTCGCCGTGGTCGCCGGGGCCGCGGGCCTCCTCGCCCTCGTCGCCGTCTCCCCCGCGGCGTCCGCCACCGCCGACGACACCGTGCCCGCTCCCTCGACCGTCACGCGATCCGCCGCCGACGCGGCCGACGCCGTCGCCTTCTGGACGCCCGAGCGGCTGGAGGGCGCGGGATCCCCCGAGCTCACGCGCGTGACCGGCACCCCGACGTCGCCGGACGACACCCCGTCCGCGGACGAGCTCACCACCTCCGCGGCGCGCGACCAGCGCCGCGCCCGCCCCGTGATCCCCGTGGCGCAGCAGGTGGACCCCGTCTCCCACATCGGCATCGTCGCGTACGTCGTCGACGGCAAGGAGATGAGCTGCACGGGCAACGCCGTCGAGTCGGAGAACGGCCTCACGGTCGCGACCTCCGGCCACTGCGCGTTCCCCGGGAAGGACCCGTCGAAGATGGTGTTCGTGCCCGGGTACATGAAGGGCGAGCCGTACACGGTCTGGCCGGTCACCTCGGTGACGCTGCCGGCCGGCTGGCGCGAGACGCTGGATCCGGGCCGCGACACCGCGTTCCTCACGGTCGGCAGCCCCGACGGGCGCACGCTCACGGAGGCCGTCGGCGCCTCCCCCGTCGAGTTCCACCAGAAGCCGACGCACTACACGACGATCATCGGGTACCCGGCCACGGGCCGCTTCACGGGCGACGCGCCGTTCCTCTGCAGCGGCACCGCGCGCGCCACGAATCTCGAGGGGCAGAGCGGGCAGGAGCTCGACTGCGACATGAAGGAGGGCGCGTCGGGCGCCCCGCTGTTCGACGGATCGGGCCCGGGCGCCCGCCAGTACAGCGTGCTGTCCGGCGGCCTGGAGGAGAAGCCGCTCGTGGTCGCGCCCATCTGGGACCGCGTCATCGAGGCGGCGTACCGCACGGCCCAGTCCCGCGTCGGCTGA
- a CDS encoding acyl-CoA dehydrogenase family protein, whose translation MTLTATATGASTADLRAEFLPLFARIRDGAVARERDRQLAFDAVALLREARFGAIRLPVADGGRGASLAQLVELVIDLSAADANVGHLLRGHFGYVELVLRRPPGPAREEWIRRIASGALVGNATSEQTGNTLADISTTLQEREGRWILDGTKYYSTGTLYSDWIYLAAGRAAADGVERVTLAIPTDAPGVTAVDDWDAFGQTLTASGTTTFQGVEVDPATVTAYREAPLSHIQAFYQLYLVAVLAGIAAEVERDAVGYVQSRTRTYIHANAALPQDDPQVLDVVGRISTAAFTVRAATLATAARLDEAVATAPPGEALDRPTLDAAENAVYQAQVHAVDQVPAAATLLFEVGGASATFRERALDRHWRNARVVASHNPAIYKARAIGEFAVAGRGPVDAWAAYEKVGATPFPR comes from the coding sequence GTGACGCTCACGGCGACCGCGACGGGCGCCTCCACCGCCGACCTGCGGGCGGAGTTCCTCCCGCTGTTCGCGCGGATCCGCGACGGCGCCGTCGCCCGCGAGCGCGACCGGCAGCTCGCGTTCGACGCCGTCGCGCTCCTCCGCGAGGCGCGGTTCGGCGCGATCCGGCTGCCCGTCGCGGACGGCGGGCGCGGCGCATCCCTGGCCCAGCTCGTCGAGCTCGTGATCGACCTCTCGGCCGCCGACGCCAACGTCGGGCACCTGCTCCGCGGCCACTTCGGCTACGTCGAGCTCGTGCTGCGCCGGCCTCCCGGGCCCGCGCGCGAGGAGTGGATCCGTCGCATCGCGTCCGGCGCCCTCGTCGGCAACGCCACGAGCGAGCAGACCGGCAACACGCTCGCCGACATCTCCACGACCCTCCAGGAGCGCGAGGGCCGCTGGATCCTCGACGGCACCAAGTACTACTCCACCGGCACGCTCTACTCCGACTGGATCTACCTCGCCGCGGGTCGCGCGGCTGCCGACGGCGTCGAGCGCGTGACCCTCGCGATCCCCACCGACGCGCCGGGCGTCACCGCGGTCGACGACTGGGACGCCTTCGGCCAGACCCTCACCGCGAGCGGCACCACGACCTTCCAGGGCGTGGAGGTGGATCCGGCGACCGTGACCGCCTACCGCGAGGCACCGCTGAGCCACATCCAGGCCTTCTACCAGCTGTACCTCGTGGCGGTGCTGGCGGGGATCGCGGCCGAGGTCGAGCGCGACGCGGTCGGGTACGTGCAGAGCCGCACGCGCACCTACATCCACGCGAACGCCGCCCTGCCGCAGGACGACCCGCAGGTGCTCGACGTCGTCGGCCGGATCTCCACCGCCGCGTTCACCGTACGCGCCGCAACGCTCGCGACCGCGGCCCGCCTCGACGAGGCCGTCGCGACCGCCCCTCCCGGCGAGGCCCTCGACCGCCCGACGCTCGACGCGGCCGAGAACGCCGTCTACCAGGCGCAGGTGCACGCGGTCGACCAGGTGCCCGCCGCCGCGACCCTGCTGTTCGAGGTCGGGGGAGCGTCCGCCACGTTCCGCGAGCGCGCTCTCGATCGGCACTGGCGGAACGCCCGCGTCGTCGCGAGCCACAACCCGGCGATCTACAAGGCCCGCGCGATCGGGGAGTTCGCGGTCGCGGGTCGCGGCCCCGTCGACGCGTGGGCCGCCTACGAGAAGGTGGGCGCGACGCCCTTCCCGCGCTGA
- a CDS encoding alpha/beta hydrolase translates to MPATPPAFRSRSAAVAALTLVATLAVPTAAQAAAPVHHTATRHAASPHQQPSAVDQTVVPATADPRFGGGTIFAPRDTGGKVLGSVVVTPGFHGRKSDMAAYGTELAAEGFVVFTIDTRDRADLPDQRATEMLAAADYLTARSPVKGEVSPDRVALLGFSMGGGGTLQAAQKRPSIKAALTLMPYDYPPAGDPKAAHPAYPELTVPTLIITGQKDATAIPAKFGKPAYDSIPAGTPKEYLQLTGLGHAAGMGKPVATIRTAVTAFLKRYLDGDSAYAKDICPAPKAVGPISASTSSCPRG, encoded by the coding sequence ATGCCCGCAACACCCCCCGCGTTCCGCTCCCGCTCCGCGGCCGTAGCCGCCCTCACGCTCGTCGCCACCCTCGCCGTCCCCACGGCCGCCCAGGCGGCCGCGCCCGTCCACCACACCGCGACGCGCCACGCCGCCTCTCCCCACCAGCAGCCGTCGGCCGTCGACCAGACCGTCGTGCCCGCCACGGCGGATCCGCGCTTCGGCGGCGGCACGATCTTCGCTCCACGCGACACCGGGGGGAAGGTCCTCGGATCGGTCGTCGTCACCCCCGGGTTCCACGGGCGGAAGTCGGACATGGCCGCCTACGGCACCGAGCTCGCCGCGGAGGGCTTCGTCGTCTTCACCATCGACACGCGCGACCGCGCCGACCTCCCCGACCAGCGCGCCACCGAGATGCTCGCGGCGGCGGACTACCTCACCGCCAGGAGCCCCGTGAAGGGCGAGGTCTCCCCGGACCGCGTCGCCCTCCTCGGCTTCTCGATGGGCGGCGGCGGGACGCTGCAGGCCGCGCAAAAGCGCCCGTCGATCAAGGCCGCCCTGACCCTCATGCCGTACGACTACCCGCCCGCGGGCGACCCGAAGGCGGCCCACCCCGCGTACCCGGAGCTGACGGTGCCGACGCTCATCATCACCGGGCAGAAGGACGCGACCGCCATCCCGGCGAAGTTCGGCAAGCCCGCCTACGACTCGATCCCGGCCGGCACGCCGAAGGAGTACCTCCAGCTCACGGGACTCGGCCACGCAGCCGGGATGGGGAAGCCGGTCGCCACCATCCGCACCGCGGTCACCGCTTTCCTGAAGCGCTACCTCGACGGCGACAGCGCCTACGCGAAGGACATCTGCCCGGCGCCGAAGGCCGTCGGCCCCATCAGCGCGTCGACCAGCTCCTGCCCTCGGGGCTGA
- a CDS encoding amidohydrolase, with protein sequence MDVHPGVSLLDDDVRDAHELFRSLHAHPELSMQEHATAAAIEAYLEAIGAETFRSGGTGVVGILRNGDGPTVAFRADTDGLPILEETGLAHASRDTGIDPSGKEVPTMHGCGHDFHVAAALTTAQALAANRDAWAGTIVFVFQPGEETGEGARAMLADGLWDRAPRPEVILGQHVFPLPVGVVATREGAFMSMSDSWRVTVKGRGAHGSQPQNSIDPIVAASAIVLRLQTVVARELDPQAAAVVTVGTFQAGTKENIIPEHAVLGLSIRTFDPAVRERVLASVRRIILAEAAASGAPEPEIEEIVSFPLNRNDPEATRGVVAALTAQLGADMVVESPPIMGSEDFGILGEAIGVPTVYWAFGGVEASAFGGATPPPGNHTPQFAPTMEGTIETGVRAATAALLSRVGVGRA encoded by the coding sequence ATGGACGTGCACCCCGGAGTCAGCCTGCTGGACGACGACGTGCGGGACGCGCACGAGCTGTTCCGCTCGCTGCACGCGCACCCCGAGCTCTCGATGCAGGAGCACGCGACCGCCGCGGCGATCGAGGCGTACCTGGAGGCGATCGGCGCCGAGACGTTCCGCTCGGGCGGCACCGGCGTGGTCGGGATCCTCCGCAACGGCGACGGCCCGACGGTCGCGTTCCGCGCCGACACCGACGGCCTCCCCATCCTCGAGGAGACGGGCCTCGCGCACGCCAGCCGCGACACGGGTATCGACCCGTCGGGCAAGGAGGTGCCCACCATGCACGGGTGCGGCCACGACTTCCACGTCGCCGCCGCGCTCACCACCGCGCAGGCGCTCGCCGCGAACCGCGACGCCTGGGCCGGCACGATCGTCTTCGTGTTCCAGCCCGGCGAGGAGACCGGCGAGGGCGCCCGCGCGATGCTCGCCGACGGCCTCTGGGACCGCGCGCCGCGCCCCGAGGTGATCCTCGGCCAGCACGTCTTCCCGCTCCCCGTCGGCGTGGTCGCGACGCGCGAGGGCGCGTTCATGAGCATGAGCGACTCGTGGCGCGTCACCGTGAAGGGCCGCGGCGCGCACGGCTCGCAGCCGCAGAACTCCATCGACCCGATCGTCGCGGCCAGCGCCATCGTGCTGCGCCTGCAGACCGTGGTCGCGCGCGAGCTGGATCCGCAGGCCGCGGCCGTCGTCACCGTCGGCACGTTCCAGGCGGGCACGAAGGAGAACATCATCCCCGAGCACGCGGTGCTCGGCCTCAGCATCCGCACGTTCGACCCGGCCGTGCGGGAGCGCGTGCTCGCGTCGGTGCGGCGGATCATCCTCGCCGAGGCGGCCGCGAGCGGGGCGCCCGAGCCCGAGATCGAGGAGATCGTCTCGTTCCCGCTGAACCGCAACGACCCGGAGGCGACGCGCGGCGTCGTCGCGGCGCTCACCGCGCAGCTGGGCGCGGACATGGTCGTCGAGTCGCCGCCCATCATGGGCAGCGAGGACTTCGGGATCCTGGGCGAGGCCATCGGCGTACCGACCGTCTACTGGGCGTTCGGCGGCGTCGAGGCGTCGGCGTTCGGCGGCGCGACCCCGCCGCCCGGCAACCACACGCCGCAGTTCGCGCCCACGATGGAGGGCACGATCGAGACGGGCGTGAGGGCCGCGACGGCCGCCCTGCTCTCGCGGGTCGGCGTCGGCCGCGCGTAG